From one Candidatus Rhodoluna planktonica genomic stretch:
- a CDS encoding class I SAM-dependent methyltransferase: MPPEHYFSAEPAANFKPRKIEVDLVGKRVSVTTAGSIFSPEHLDTGTAVLLEHLDENPAARNILDIGCGWGPISLALAMKNPSATVWAVDVNQRALELTELNARNLGLSNVRVATPEDVPAEIEFDEIWSNPPIRVGKDVLHSILKTWLPRLSMGADALLVVQKNLGADSLLRWLQDEFESHESSRVDTAKGFRVLQVIRKI; encoded by the coding sequence ATGCCTCCCGAGCACTATTTCTCAGCTGAACCAGCCGCCAATTTCAAGCCTCGAAAAATTGAGGTCGATTTAGTTGGTAAACGAGTTTCCGTTACCACGGCAGGCAGCATTTTTAGCCCGGAGCACCTTGACACCGGAACTGCGGTGCTTTTGGAGCATCTCGACGAAAACCCCGCAGCCCGCAACATTTTGGACATCGGTTGCGGCTGGGGGCCAATCAGTCTTGCTCTGGCGATGAAAAACCCTTCGGCAACTGTTTGGGCCGTTGATGTCAACCAGCGAGCACTTGAATTGACCGAGCTAAACGCGCGAAACCTCGGCCTGAGCAATGTTCGAGTAGCGACGCCGGAGGATGTGCCAGCCGAAATCGAGTTTGACGAGATTTGGTCCAACCCGCCGATCAGAGTCGGTAAAGACGTGCTTCATTCGATTTTGAAGACCTGGCTACCCAGGCTTTCAATGGGAGCAGATGCTCTTCTGGTAGTACAAAAAAATCTTGGTGCGGATTCGCTGCTTCGCTGGCTTCAAGACGAATTTGAATCACATGAAAGTAGTCGAGTGGATACCGCGAAAGGATTTCGAGTCCTACAGGTTATCCGCAAGATCTAA
- the dapF gene encoding diaminopimelate epimerase, whose product MASTLKFTKGHGTGNDFILVYDQDGTMRITPELVAALCDRHFGIGADGFIRVVKSEHLTEGQQLLSQAPEAVWFMDYYNADGSVAEMCGNGIRVFARYLTEKGLVELPEGQVLAVGTRAGVKDIQRSMSGFAVDMGRWGLGDEVLVKASHLDVARPGQSIDVGNPHVVVALAEERELAALDLSRQPNIDPKPQNGANVEFVVPADPIMKDGTGFISMRVYERGVGETLSCGTGIVAAALATRNWLGSRAPNQWSVTVPGGTLGVRMFPTEDGEHVGLSGAAELVFDGEIEF is encoded by the coding sequence ATGGCGAGCACACTCAAATTCACCAAGGGTCACGGCACCGGCAACGACTTTATTCTGGTTTACGACCAGGATGGCACGATGCGCATCACTCCAGAGCTAGTGGCGGCGCTGTGCGACCGCCATTTTGGCATTGGCGCCGATGGCTTCATCCGAGTGGTCAAATCTGAACACCTTACTGAAGGTCAGCAACTGCTGAGCCAAGCGCCTGAGGCGGTTTGGTTTATGGATTACTACAACGCGGATGGTTCTGTTGCGGAGATGTGCGGCAACGGTATTCGCGTCTTTGCCCGCTACTTGACCGAAAAAGGTCTGGTCGAATTACCGGAAGGTCAGGTTCTCGCTGTCGGCACTCGTGCCGGTGTGAAAGACATCCAACGCTCGATGTCGGGTTTCGCAGTAGACATGGGGCGTTGGGGGCTTGGCGATGAAGTATTGGTCAAGGCTTCTCACCTTGATGTAGCCCGCCCGGGTCAGTCCATCGACGTTGGCAATCCGCATGTCGTTGTTGCTCTCGCTGAAGAGCGAGAACTCGCAGCGCTTGACCTGAGCCGGCAACCAAACATCGATCCCAAGCCGCAGAACGGTGCAAACGTAGAGTTCGTTGTCCCAGCAGATCCGATCATGAAAGACGGCACCGGATTCATCTCAATGCGTGTCTATGAACGTGGCGTGGGGGAGACGCTATCCTGTGGCACCGGCATTGTTGCCGCTGCTTTGGCAACCAGAAACTGGCTCGGCTCAAGGGCCCCAAATCAGTGGTCAGTCACTGTTCCCGGTGGCACTTTAGGGGTCCGAATGTTTCCAACCGAAGACGGTGAGCACGTTGGTCTGAGCGGTGCCGCCGAGCTGGTTTTCGACGGAGAAATTGAGTTCTGA
- the miaA gene encoding tRNA (adenosine(37)-N6)-dimethylallyltransferase MiaA, which yields MPTTELIAVVGPTGTGKSDLAISLAQYLDENGRRAAIVNADSMQFYRGMDIGTAKLPQSERGGVTHHLLDWLEVKDESTAAEYQTRARALILQLQKDKITPILVGGSMLYVAAVLNTFEFPARDAALRQSLEEELIQHGSLALHQRLESLDPVAASRIIPQNGRRIVRALEIVLLTGQPFAAALPDEPQDWQPVLEIGLNSDRENLKIRLANRVSKMWNSGLLGEVEGLIPLGIREGKTASQAIGYAQALAQLDGRKSEQEAIAETIQLTNRYARRQMSWFKRDGRIQWLDYQDPLFVERAKNLVQEQILADAI from the coding sequence ATGCCCACCACTGAGTTAATCGCCGTAGTTGGACCAACTGGCACGGGTAAGTCAGATTTAGCTATCTCACTGGCTCAGTACCTGGATGAAAACGGCAGGCGGGCAGCAATTGTCAATGCAGATTCAATGCAGTTTTATCGAGGCATGGACATCGGCACTGCAAAACTTCCTCAATCCGAGCGCGGGGGAGTAACCCATCACTTACTGGACTGGCTAGAAGTCAAAGATGAATCCACGGCAGCCGAATATCAAACGCGAGCTCGAGCTCTAATTTTGCAACTGCAAAAAGACAAAATCACTCCGATTTTGGTGGGCGGATCCATGCTCTATGTCGCCGCGGTTCTCAACACCTTCGAGTTTCCCGCTCGGGATGCTGCCCTTCGTCAATCGCTGGAGGAAGAACTGATCCAGCACGGCAGTTTGGCACTGCACCAGCGACTTGAGTCTCTGGATCCGGTTGCCGCCAGTCGCATAATTCCGCAAAATGGCCGTCGAATCGTGCGCGCACTTGAAATTGTCTTGCTCACTGGGCAGCCCTTTGCGGCCGCCCTGCCAGATGAACCCCAAGATTGGCAGCCGGTGCTAGAAATTGGGCTTAACTCAGACCGCGAGAATTTGAAAATTCGCTTGGCTAACCGCGTCAGCAAAATGTGGAACTCGGGCTTACTCGGTGAGGTAGAGGGGCTAATTCCACTCGGTATTCGCGAGGGGAAAACCGCATCCCAGGCAATTGGCTATGCCCAGGCTTTGGCACAACTGGATGGCAGAAAATCAGAGCAAGAGGCAATCGCTGAAACTATCCAACTAACCAACCGGTATGCCCGAAGGCAAATGTCTTGGTTTAAGCGCGACGGTCGAATTCAATGGCTTGACTATCAAGATCCGCTATTTGTCGAACGTGCAAAAAATCTGGTTCAAGAACAAATCTTGGCTGATGCTATTTAG
- the miaB gene encoding tRNA (N6-isopentenyl adenosine(37)-C2)-methylthiotransferase MiaB yields MNTNTLVPRTYEVRTFGCQMNVHDSERLTGLLEDAGYQAAQNTEADIVVFNTCAVRENADNKLYGNLGILREKKLENPNLQIAVGGCLAQKDRETIVKKAPWVDVVFGTHNIGSLPALLERARHNNEAQVEILESLETFPSDLPTKRDSTYAGWVSISVGCNNTCTFCIVPSLRGKEKDRRPGEILAEIQALVDDGVVEITLLGQNVNTYGVEFGDRGAFAKLLRACGEIDGLERVRFTSPHPAAFTDDVIEAMAETHNVMPQLHMPLQSGSDRILKEMRRSYRSEKYLGILDRVRAAMPNAAISTDIIVGFPGETEEDFLETMRVVEQSRFAVAYTFQYSKRPGTPAAELPNQLPKEIVQERYERLLALVNRIAWEENQKQVGRTVEVLVANNEGRKDEQTNRISGRSEDNRLVHFDVPAGSPMPRPGDMVTITITAAAPYHLLADQADGSVYSLRRTRAGDAWDRAEAASCAVPAGDTTAKSVSLGMPGQKPEHAHH; encoded by the coding sequence ATGAATACCAACACACTTGTCCCGCGCACCTATGAGGTAAGAACCTTCGGCTGCCAGATGAACGTTCACGACTCAGAACGTCTTACCGGCCTGCTCGAAGATGCGGGTTATCAGGCGGCTCAAAATACCGAAGCCGACATCGTAGTTTTCAATACCTGCGCGGTTCGTGAAAATGCGGACAACAAGCTGTACGGAAATCTTGGTATTCTTCGCGAAAAGAAACTTGAAAACCCGAATCTTCAGATTGCGGTTGGCGGTTGCCTCGCTCAAAAAGATCGCGAGACCATCGTCAAGAAGGCGCCTTGGGTAGACGTAGTTTTTGGAACACACAACATCGGTTCTTTGCCGGCACTGCTTGAGCGTGCTCGTCACAATAACGAGGCGCAGGTCGAAATTCTTGAGTCACTCGAAACCTTCCCGAGCGATTTGCCGACTAAACGAGACTCGACATATGCCGGTTGGGTTTCAATTTCGGTGGGCTGCAACAACACCTGCACCTTCTGTATTGTGCCTTCACTTCGAGGAAAAGAAAAAGATCGCCGCCCGGGTGAAATTCTTGCCGAGATTCAAGCCTTGGTTGATGACGGCGTAGTCGAAATTACCCTCCTGGGTCAGAACGTAAACACCTACGGAGTTGAATTCGGTGACCGAGGTGCGTTCGCCAAACTATTACGCGCCTGTGGCGAAATTGATGGTCTAGAGCGTGTTCGTTTTACCAGCCCGCATCCCGCCGCTTTTACAGACGATGTAATCGAGGCCATGGCTGAAACCCACAATGTAATGCCGCAACTGCACATGCCGCTCCAATCCGGCTCAGACCGCATTCTCAAGGAGATGCGCCGCAGTTATCGAAGTGAAAAATACCTGGGAATTCTTGACCGAGTTCGCGCTGCCATGCCGAACGCTGCAATTTCAACCGACATCATCGTTGGTTTTCCAGGTGAGACCGAAGAAGACTTCCTCGAAACCATGAGGGTTGTCGAGCAATCAAGATTTGCTGTTGCCTACACCTTCCAATATTCGAAGCGCCCCGGCACACCTGCTGCCGAACTGCCCAATCAGTTACCTAAAGAGATAGTGCAAGAGCGCTATGAGCGTCTGCTAGCTTTGGTCAACAGAATTGCCTGGGAAGAAAATCAAAAACAAGTTGGTCGCACGGTCGAGGTTCTAGTAGCCAACAATGAGGGCCGCAAAGACGAGCAAACCAATCGCATATCTGGTCGTTCAGAAGATAACCGACTGGTTCACTTCGATGTACCAGCGGGTTCGCCTATGCCACGACCTGGCGATATGGTCACGATTACCATTACCGCAGCCGCTCCATATCACTTGCTTGCCGACCAAGCAGATGGCAGCGTTTATAGTTTGCGTCGAACCCGCGCTGGAGATGCTTGGGATCGAGCAGAGGCAGCGAGTTGCGCGGTTCCTGCTGGCGACACAACAGCAAAATCGGTTTCGCTGGGTATGCCAGGCCAGAAACCCGAACATGCCCACCACTGA
- a CDS encoding regulatory protein RecX, with protein MQTPKPELSTEKLEQRARNILLFQLSSGAKSAKQLRDRLEKKEIPTDLAEKLITRFTEVGLIDDLAVAQTIAQSRKSTRGWSNMAIKRDLQRRGISLENIEIALQEFDSESEYQTALRIAQAKQRTLRNVDALTAQRRLQGFLGRRGYSSAIVYSVVREVLTADSHNF; from the coding sequence TTGCAAACGCCTAAGCCTGAGCTCTCTACAGAAAAGTTAGAACAGCGAGCGAGAAACATTCTCCTGTTCCAACTTTCTTCGGGTGCTAAAAGTGCTAAACAACTTCGCGATCGATTAGAAAAGAAAGAAATTCCTACTGATCTAGCCGAAAAGCTCATCACTAGGTTTACCGAAGTTGGGCTAATCGACGATCTAGCCGTTGCGCAAACTATCGCCCAAAGCCGAAAGTCAACCCGTGGTTGGTCAAACATGGCCATCAAGCGCGACTTACAAAGGCGTGGCATAAGCCTTGAGAACATCGAAATAGCACTTCAGGAATTCGATTCGGAAAGTGAATATCAGACAGCTCTGAGAATCGCCCAAGCTAAGCAGCGCACGCTACGAAATGTCGATGCGCTAACGGCACAACGTCGGCTCCAGGGTTTTTTGGGTCGCCGGGGCTATTCCAGTGCAATTGTGTATTCGGTGGTTCGAGAAGTATTGACTGCCGACAGCCACAATTTTTAA
- the recA gene encoding recombinase RecA: MPSAADREKALETALAQIDRQFGKGSVMRLGSEERAPVEVIPSGSIALDVALGTGGFPKGRIIEIYGPESSGKTTVALHAIANAQRNGGIAAFIDAEHALDPVYAKALGVDIDSLLVSQPDTGEQALEIADMLVRSGSIDIVVIDSVAALVPKAEIEGEMGDSHVGLQARLMSQALRKLTGALNNTGTTMIFINQLREKIGVFFGSPETTAGGKALKFYASVRLDIRRIETLKDGQDAVGNRTRVKVVKNKLAAPFRQAEFDIIYGVGISREGSLIDFGVEQEIVKKSGAWYTYDGEQLGQGKENARNYLIENPKVADEIEKKIKAKLGIGVPRAVADLPIDEAEQAKEPKVANA, from the coding sequence ATGCCATCAGCAGCAGATCGCGAGAAAGCACTCGAGACCGCTCTCGCACAAATCGATCGCCAATTTGGTAAAGGCTCGGTGATGCGCCTGGGTTCAGAAGAGCGAGCACCGGTTGAAGTCATCCCTAGCGGATCCATTGCTCTAGACGTAGCTCTGGGCACCGGTGGTTTCCCTAAGGGCCGCATCATCGAGATTTACGGTCCAGAGTCTTCTGGTAAAACAACGGTAGCTCTGCACGCAATTGCAAATGCTCAGCGCAATGGCGGTATTGCTGCCTTCATCGATGCTGAGCACGCACTTGACCCGGTTTACGCCAAAGCACTTGGCGTCGACATCGATTCGCTGTTGGTCAGCCAACCAGACACCGGTGAACAGGCTCTCGAAATCGCAGACATGCTGGTTCGCAGCGGTTCCATCGACATTGTGGTCATCGACTCCGTGGCCGCCCTGGTGCCTAAAGCCGAAATCGAAGGCGAAATGGGTGACTCGCACGTCGGTTTGCAGGCTCGACTTATGTCTCAAGCATTGAGAAAACTTACCGGTGCGTTGAACAATACCGGCACAACCATGATCTTCATCAACCAGCTCCGTGAAAAAATCGGTGTATTTTTTGGCAGCCCAGAGACCACTGCCGGAGGTAAGGCGCTTAAGTTCTATGCTTCGGTTCGTCTTGACATTCGCCGCATCGAAACTCTTAAAGACGGCCAAGACGCTGTAGGTAACCGCACCCGTGTAAAGGTCGTTAAAAACAAGTTGGCGGCCCCATTCAGACAAGCAGAGTTCGACATTATCTACGGCGTCGGAATCTCTCGCGAGGGAAGCCTCATCGATTTCGGTGTTGAGCAAGAAATTGTCAAGAAGTCAGGCGCTTGGTACACCTACGATGGCGAACAACTCGGTCAGGGTAAAGAAAACGCTCGCAACTATCTAATCGAAAACCCTAAGGTCGCCGACGAAATCGAAAAGAAGATCAAGGCCAAACTAGGCATCGGAGTACCCCGAGCTGTGGCCGACCTCCCAATAGATGAAGCCGAGCAAGCTAAAGAGCCTAAGGTTGCAAACGCCTAA
- a CDS encoding DUF3046 domain-containing protein, whose product MRISQFNELMSDEFGEQFSAVLMRDLKLSGFNDQTPNQAISSGEDPKDVWIAICQTQSVPKSRWHGVSKKPGSNK is encoded by the coding sequence GTGCGCATCAGTCAATTCAACGAACTTATGTCCGACGAGTTTGGTGAGCAATTTTCAGCCGTACTGATGCGCGATTTAAAGCTTTCAGGCTTCAACGATCAAACTCCTAATCAGGCAATCAGCTCGGGCGAAGACCCCAAAGACGTTTGGATCGCAATTTGCCAGACTCAATCTGTACCTAAGTCGCGCTGGCACGGGGTTTCAAAAAAACCCGGTTCGAACAAGTAA
- a CDS encoding helix-turn-helix domain-containing protein: MVLVRQEIGDVLRDFRQQKGRTLRQVASRASVALGYLSEVERGQKEASSEILASVAEALEVPISQIMREVSDRLAIQEQLHFGAVLEAETSYIPDTVPAGFVADFHDSFAR, translated from the coding sequence ATGGTTCTGGTCAGACAAGAAATTGGCGATGTTCTTCGCGATTTTCGTCAGCAAAAAGGCCGCACTCTTCGTCAGGTTGCCTCTCGAGCCAGTGTGGCTCTCGGCTACCTAAGTGAAGTTGAACGCGGTCAAAAAGAAGCATCTTCAGAAATTTTGGCGTCTGTTGCCGAGGCTCTCGAGGTTCCAATTTCGCAAATTATGCGTGAGGTTAGCGATCGTCTAGCAATCCAAGAGCAGTTGCACTTTGGTGCCGTTCTCGAGGCTGAAACCAGTTACATCCCCGACACCGTTCCGGCCGGGTTTGTTGCAGACTTCCACGACTCGTTCGCCCGTTAG
- a CDS encoding CinA family protein, whose amino-acid sequence MNESNSLSPAQLLDRLRAKKMHLAVAESLTGGAIAAKLVEVPGASDVLLGAIVAYQSEVKHAIVGVSRGLLQQQGAVDPEVAAQMAIGVRQKLASACNMNEDEVIGLATTGVAGPTEQDGKPVGLCYVAVSAPSPMGDCVYEFQFSGSREEVRMAAVAAALDALGEQIS is encoded by the coding sequence ATGAACGAATCCAATTCTTTATCGCCAGCGCAGTTGCTCGATCGGCTGCGGGCAAAGAAAATGCACCTCGCCGTTGCCGAATCGCTAACCGGAGGCGCGATTGCCGCGAAATTAGTCGAGGTTCCTGGCGCATCCGATGTGCTACTCGGCGCGATTGTCGCTTACCAATCCGAGGTGAAGCACGCCATCGTTGGAGTCAGTCGGGGCTTGCTGCAGCAGCAAGGCGCGGTTGATCCCGAGGTTGCTGCCCAGATGGCTATTGGCGTTCGGCAAAAACTGGCCAGCGCCTGCAACATGAATGAAGACGAGGTCATCGGCCTAGCTACCACCGGCGTGGCCGGACCCACTGAGCAAGATGGAAAACCAGTTGGGCTTTGCTACGTAGCAGTTAGTGCACCGTCCCCGATGGGGGATTGCGTCTACGAGTTTCAGTTTTCCGGCAGTCGTGAAGAAGTACGAATGGCAGCGGTAGCAGCAGCGCTAGATGCTCTCGGGGAACAAATCAGTTAG
- the pgsA gene encoding CDP-diacylglycerol--glycerol-3-phosphate 3-phosphatidyltransferase: MTLERNLKSIFNLPNLITMFRIFAVPFFVWSLASASGDWSRWFSLALFIAIMASDGIDGAIARRRGLITNLGKLLDPIADKALLGAALITLSVLGQLHWLATAVILLRELGITVYRLLVLNKRVVAASAGGKFKTILQSITVGYLISPIPQFAAWLELLGQALVWLTVAITIYSGVQYLLAAWRAR; the protein is encoded by the coding sequence ATGACTCTGGAACGAAATCTCAAGTCGATATTTAATCTGCCAAATTTGATCACCATGTTTCGAATTTTTGCCGTGCCGTTTTTTGTTTGGTCTTTGGCCAGCGCTTCCGGTGATTGGTCACGGTGGTTTTCACTGGCGCTTTTCATTGCAATTATGGCCAGCGACGGTATCGACGGGGCAATCGCCCGTCGCCGTGGTCTAATTACCAACCTTGGTAAGCTGCTCGACCCAATTGCTGACAAAGCGCTTTTAGGTGCGGCGCTGATCACTCTGTCAGTTCTCGGCCAACTGCATTGGCTCGCCACCGCAGTGATTCTGTTGCGTGAGCTTGGCATCACCGTTTACCGCCTGCTGGTGCTGAATAAACGGGTGGTCGCTGCCTCTGCGGGAGGCAAATTCAAAACCATCCTGCAAAGCATCACTGTCGGATACCTAATTTCTCCGATTCCCCAGTTTGCTGCCTGGCTAGAGCTGCTTGGGCAGGCGCTGGTGTGGCTCACAGTTGCGATCACCATTTACAGCGGTGTTCAGTATCTGTTGGCTGCTTGGCGGGCCAGATGA